From Sphingobacterium bambusae:
ATGTGGATATCGATGAAGCCATAGAGCTCGCTAGAACGGAGATTTCGAAGGTGACCAGTATCAGTCAACGTTTGAATAAGCTCTTTTCATTTCCTGCTATTTTAGCGAAACAGCATTATCTAGAAACGGGCACGCCGCGTTATTATGAATTTGTTTTATCTGACGAGCCCATATCGATGGTACCAAAAGGGGAGGTCGATGGCTATATAAACTTAGTGTTTTCCAGTACCTGCACAGAAGATACTATTCGATTAATTTCTGCTGATCAAGATGAGGCTGTCATCTATGTTTACTACAAGCATACTGCAGAGATCGCAGAACTTTTAGCGTATACCGAGCAAGTCGAAATTGCCCGTAAGAAGCATGAAGGCGATCGTGTTGCGGTAAGGGAACTGAATGGCATACTAAGATATCAGGCTGATCTATTGAAAAAAACGGTGATGGAGAGTCTTAAACGGTTGGATCATAGTCAGATCAGTCTCTATTACAATGGTGAGGATTTGCACCACAAGGTAGGCAATTGGGGCCAACTCAATAGTTACTTGAGTAAAGTTGCAGCTAGCGTGTATGAGCATGCACCGCGATATGCTAACGAGATGGTTAATAAAAGTAAACTATCTGCTGCTATTTCTACCGCTCGAAGAACTTTACTCGCCAACCTAATAGAGCGGGAGCCGGAAGAGGCATTGGGATATGCAGCTCAGCTCTTTCCGCCAGATAAAACCATCTATCTGTCCTTGCTGAAGGAACAAGGTTTCCATAAGCAGGCCGGGGAAAGTTGGCAGCTAATGGAACCTACCGCGGATAGTTTTCAGCCTGTGTGGAAAGAATTCCTCCAGTTTTTAGAAGCGAGCAAGCAAACAAAACGACCTTTGCAGGAATTTGTAGATATCGTTTCCAAACGTCCCTACAAGATCAAGAAAGGTTTGTTAGATTTCCTTTTGCCGTTGTTTTTACTGGTGCGGAGAGAGAGCTTCGCCCTCTATCATGAGGGGAACAAATTTATTCCAAATATCTCCGTGGATACCTTAGATCTTTTGATCCGAAAGCCGCAAGATTACAGTGTAAAAGCATTTCACGTGGAAGGCATCCGCCTAGATGTCTTTAACAATTACCGTGAACTCTTGAGTCAAGCCACTGCAGACGAGCTTTCAAACAAGAGCTTTATCAATACCATTGTGCCCTTTCTTACGTTCTACAAAGACCTCTCTGCTTACGCAAAGCAAACAAAGGGGATAACCAAGGAAGCGCAGCGCCTTCGCGATGCTATTTCGAAGGCTACCGATCCCGAAAAATCCTTTTTCGAAGATTTTCCACAAGCATTGGGGTATAGCATTTCCGAATTAAATGAAGCACCGGCAAAGCTAGAGAGCTATTTTGACGAATTGCGCCGCAGCATCAAAGAAATACAGACTGCTTACGAAGCTTTGCTCGAACGCTTTGAGGATTACATGCGTAGAGAGATCTTGGGCATTTCTGATGCAGTATCCTTCGAAGAATGGAGAGCTGCCTTGCAAACACGGTTTGCAAAGGCAAGACGCGATCTATTGCCGCCACAATTGAAGACTTTCTTGATGCGTATCAATTCGCCGTTAGACGATAAGCAGGCTTGGCTAAATTCGGTATCGCAGGCTGTTATTGGAAAGTCATTAGATAATGTGCAGGATTTTGAAGAAGATATCTTACACCGCAAGTTTAAAGATTTTGTAGAAGATCTCGATAACTTTACAGATATATTGGCTGCTACCGATGCTACAGATATCGATCACACCTTTAAAGTGCAGGTAACAAATGTGCAATCGGGCTCCAATAGCCGCATTGTCAAAGTAAATCAAGAAAAGCTTAAAGAGGCCGCTAAGAAACAGGAAAAGTTAATGAAGGCATTGACGGATGATAAAAATTTAAATATCTTTATCTTAACGCGGCTCTTGGACGAGCAACTTAAAAACGACTAAATACAGATGGCTAGAAAGGTAAGACATGTTATGGGGATATCGGGGGGCAAGGATAGTGCCGCTCTAGCTATTTATATGAAAAATAATTATCCTGATCTGGATATCGAATACTATACCACAGATACAGGCAAGGAGCTCGAAGAAACCTATCAACTGATTGATAACCTAGAAAATTATTTGGGCAAGAAGATCCACCGATTGGTTGCTGCTGAAGATAGCCATCAAAACCCTTTTGATCACTATTACGAGATTTTTGGTGGTTTTTTACCTTCGTCGACGGCGCGTTGGTGTACAAAGAAATTAAAGCTTGACCCTTTTGAAGATTATGTGGGAGATGATCTGGTTATTTCTTACGTTGGCATCCGTGGCGATGAGGATCGAGAGGGCTATATCTCCAAAAAATCCAATATACAATCCATTTTCCCGTTTCGCCAAAATATCTGGAGCATCGATGTCATGAAGATGGCTTTTGATAATGCAAACATGGATTTGTTATTGAAGCTGTATAGCGATCAGCAAACTACTGATACTTGGACTCGTATTGTCGAAACATTAGAAAGACCATTGTCTAAGTCCTTCCTTTTGGAGCATAAAGTGCAGTTGTTGCTAGATATGGATACGGCGCTTTTTAACCGCGTCATCTTCCAATTCTTGAAAATGTCTGATAAACCTATGGCAACGGAGGCATATTTTCCATTGGTGGATAATACGGATATTTTAATTAAAGCAGATATTTTTAGACTACTTAGA
This genomic window contains:
- a CDS encoding phosphoadenosine phosphosulfate reductase family protein; amino-acid sequence: MARKVRHVMGISGGKDSAALAIYMKNNYPDLDIEYYTTDTGKELEETYQLIDNLENYLGKKIHRLVAAEDSHQNPFDHYYEIFGGFLPSSTARWCTKKLKLDPFEDYVGDDLVISYVGIRGDEDREGYISKKSNIQSIFPFRQNIWSIDVMKMAFDNANMDLLLKLYSDQQTTDTWTRIVETLERPLSKSFLLEHKVQLLLDMDTALFNRVIFQFLKMSDKPMATEAYFPLVDNTDILIKADIFRLLRESGVGVPAYYEPIEFEVDGQKGTYARSRSGCFFCFFQQKIEWVWLLEQHPDRFTKAIEYEKEGYSWMDERLEDLAKPARVAQIKRDYIKRQERAKKSVTNNSHLLLDILTDEGDGCIACFV